One window from the genome of Pseudomonas sp. L5B5 encodes:
- a CDS encoding carbon-nitrogen hydrolase family protein — protein MSLAVIQMVSQSDVSANLAQARSLLEQAASGGAKLAVLPENFAAMGRRDMAAIGRAEALGEGPILPWLKQAARDLRLWIVAGTLPLPPQDQPEAKSNACSLLVDDQGHVVARYDKLHLFDVDVADNRGRYRESDDYAHGNRVVVADTPMGRLGLTVCYDLRFPELYSELRAAGAELITAPSAFTAVTGAAHWEVLIRARAIETQCYLLAAAQGGVHPGPRETYGHAAIVDPWGRVLAEREQGEGVLLAERDSSEQASIRARMPVFSHRRIFSQGVQRLA, from the coding sequence ATGTCTCTTGCGGTGATTCAAATGGTCAGCCAGAGCGATGTTTCAGCCAATCTGGCGCAGGCCCGCAGCCTGCTGGAACAAGCCGCCAGCGGCGGTGCGAAGCTTGCGGTACTGCCGGAAAACTTCGCCGCCATGGGCCGTCGGGACATGGCGGCCATCGGTCGTGCCGAAGCCCTGGGCGAAGGTCCGATCCTGCCCTGGTTGAAACAGGCCGCCCGCGACCTCAGGTTATGGATAGTCGCCGGCACATTGCCGCTGCCTCCCCAGGACCAGCCCGAGGCCAAATCCAATGCCTGCTCGCTTTTGGTCGATGACCAGGGGCATGTGGTGGCGCGCTACGACAAATTGCATCTGTTCGATGTCGATGTGGCGGACAATCGCGGGCGCTACCGGGAATCCGATGACTATGCTCATGGGAATCGGGTAGTGGTGGCGGATACGCCGATGGGGCGCCTGGGGCTGACAGTCTGCTACGACTTGCGTTTTCCCGAGCTCTATAGCGAGTTGCGCGCCGCCGGTGCCGAGTTGATCACCGCGCCCTCGGCCTTTACCGCCGTGACCGGGGCCGCCCACTGGGAGGTGCTGATTCGCGCCCGGGCCATCGAGACCCAGTGCTACTTGCTGGCGGCAGCCCAGGGCGGTGTCCATCCAGGCCCCCGCGAGACCTACGGGCATGCGGCGATCGTCGATCCCTGGGGGCGTGTGCTGGCCGAACGGGAACAGGGTGAAGGCGTGCTGCTGGCCGAGCGCGACAGCAGCGAACAGGCGTCCATCCGGGCGCGGATGCCGGTGTTCAGTCACCGGCGCATTTTCTCGCAAGGCGTTCAACGGCTTGCATAA
- a CDS encoding YhdP family protein: protein MERLIRLFTTLIRWGLGLCTLALVVTALYVSLGRELTPLVAEYQAEVEAKVQEAVGLPVHIGSLEGRWSGLSPILLAHDVSVGEGTNALRLDRVSVAPDMLGSLLARDLRIGHLELSGLSLSVKEGADGQWKLEGLPVQQDQPMDPEQLLSRLQQLAELSVLDSQVTLLPRDHPPIALAYVGLNLRTGPSRQRLDLRLNLPDGQPLALNLRTRIRADAWRDAQADLYLSLPQSDWSRWLPARLTQQWKLAELKAGGELWLNWGQRTVQSAALRLNAPQLTGAYAERTPVTLKNLALDAYLQRDARGLRVQLDSLALNLGQTRWESRLQVQQRNASGQDEELWHLQADRLDLTPITPILDALAPLPEGVATAIDHLKVTGGLRNVLLDYRPQATGDERLSFAANLDRVGFDAYHGAPAARNVSGSISGNLGKGELRMDSKDFSLHLYPIFAKPWQYIQANATLTWKLDQEGFTLIAPYLKVLGEEGKIAGDFLIRLHFDHTQEDYMDLRVGLVDGDGRYTAKYLPQLLNPAVDEWLRTAILKGAVDQGFFQYQGSLNHDAIEAARNISLFFKVHDAELAFQPGWPHLTKVNGDVFIEGSRVRIVASKGQLLDTRLRDVFVNIPHVPSGQSSHMYIDGAFAGGLGDGLKILQEAPIGTGSTFTGWQGEGDLQGKVDLDIPLAKGDEPKIVVDFKTDKARLKLSEPELELTQLKGDFRFDSTKGLSGDGISAQAFDRPVTAQIFADGRPGKPNTRVVAKGQVAVKKLTDWLKVGQPLPVSGELPYQLQLNLDGADSQLMVSSSLKGLAVDLPAPFGLSANTGRNSVLRMTLQGAERRYWFSYGDLAGFTFAAPGGKFAEGRGELFLGGGEAQLPTIKGLRVRGVLSELDVEPWKALADRYAGQDPGGSAEQLLSSADFKVGKLTAFGTTLDQVDLLLTRKPSAWELQIASQQAKGSVGIPDAKAAPMVIDMQYVRLPAVDPTVQADENAPDPLASVDPKNVPALDISIVQLFQGPDLIGRWALKVRPTPKGMSFNGLNLGLKGMLLEGEGGWEGQAGASTSWYRGRIGGKNLADVLKGWGFAPTVTSENFHLDVDGRWPGSPAWVGLKRFSGSLDATLNKGQFVEVEGGAQALRVFGLLNFNSIGRRLRLDFSDLFGKGLSYDRVRGVLAASNGIYVTREPIALTGPSSNLELNGTLDMVADRVDAKLLVTLPVTNNLPIAALIVGAPAVGGALFLIDKLIGDRVARFASVKYNVKGPWKEPKITFDKPF from the coding sequence TGATCCGCTGGGGGCTGGGCCTCTGCACGCTGGCATTGGTGGTGACTGCCCTGTACGTCAGTCTGGGGCGCGAGCTGACCCCGCTGGTGGCCGAATACCAGGCCGAGGTCGAGGCCAAGGTCCAGGAGGCCGTCGGCCTGCCGGTGCATATCGGTAGCCTGGAGGGACGCTGGAGCGGCTTGTCGCCAATTCTGCTGGCCCATGACGTGAGCGTGGGCGAGGGGACCAATGCCCTGCGCCTGGACCGCGTGAGCGTGGCCCCGGACATGCTTGGCAGCTTGCTCGCCCGTGACTTGCGGATCGGCCACCTGGAACTCAGCGGCCTGAGCCTGAGCGTCAAGGAGGGCGCGGACGGTCAGTGGAAGTTGGAAGGACTGCCCGTGCAGCAGGACCAGCCCATGGACCCCGAGCAACTGTTGTCGCGCTTGCAACAGCTGGCGGAGCTGTCGGTACTGGACAGCCAGGTCACCTTGCTTCCCCGCGATCACCCGCCCATCGCCCTGGCCTATGTGGGCCTGAACTTGCGCACCGGGCCCAGCCGCCAGCGCCTTGACCTGCGCCTGAACCTGCCGGACGGCCAACCCCTGGCCCTGAACCTGCGGACTCGGATCCGTGCCGATGCCTGGCGCGACGCCCAGGCCGATCTGTACCTGAGCCTGCCGCAAAGCGACTGGTCGCGCTGGCTGCCGGCCCGCCTGACCCAGCAGTGGAAGCTCGCGGAACTCAAGGCCGGTGGCGAGCTGTGGCTCAACTGGGGCCAGCGAACCGTACAGAGCGCAGCGCTGCGCTTGAACGCCCCGCAATTGACCGGCGCCTATGCCGAGCGAACCCCGGTAACCCTGAAGAACCTGGCCCTCGATGCTTATCTTCAGCGCGATGCCCGGGGCCTGCGGGTACAGCTGGACTCCCTGGCACTGAACCTTGGCCAGACCCGCTGGGAGTCGCGCCTGCAAGTGCAGCAACGCAACGCCAGTGGCCAGGATGAGGAGCTCTGGCATCTGCAGGCCGATCGCCTGGACCTGACCCCCATTACCCCGATCCTCGATGCGCTGGCGCCATTGCCCGAAGGTGTGGCCACCGCCATCGATCACCTGAAGGTCACCGGTGGGCTGCGCAATGTGCTGCTGGATTATCGGCCCCAGGCCACCGGCGATGAGCGCCTGAGCTTTGCCGCCAATCTCGACCGGGTCGGTTTCGATGCCTATCACGGTGCTCCTGCTGCACGTAATGTCAGCGGCAGCATCAGTGGCAACCTGGGCAAGGGCGAGTTGCGCATGGACAGCAAGGACTTTTCCCTGCATCTGTATCCGATCTTCGCCAAGCCCTGGCAGTACATCCAGGCCAACGCCACCCTGACCTGGAAGCTCGACCAAGAGGGCTTCACCCTGATCGCCCCGTACCTGAAGGTGCTGGGCGAGGAAGGCAAGATCGCCGGCGATTTCCTGATCCGCCTGCACTTCGATCATACCCAGGAAGACTACATGGACCTGCGGGTCGGCCTGGTGGACGGCGATGGACGCTATACCGCCAAGTACCTGCCCCAGTTGCTCAATCCGGCAGTGGACGAATGGCTGCGTACGGCGATCCTCAAGGGCGCGGTAGACCAGGGTTTCTTCCAGTACCAGGGGTCGTTGAACCACGACGCGATCGAGGCGGCCCGCAACATCAGCCTGTTCTTCAAGGTGCACGACGCCGAACTGGCCTTCCAGCCGGGCTGGCCGCACCTGACCAAGGTCAATGGCGATGTATTCATCGAGGGCAGCCGGGTACGCATCGTCGCCAGCAAGGGCCAACTGCTCGACACCCGGCTGCGTGACGTCTTCGTCAATATCCCCCATGTACCCAGCGGCCAGAGCTCGCACATGTACATCGATGGCGCCTTTGCCGGCGGCCTGGGCGATGGCCTGAAGATTCTCCAGGAGGCGCCGATCGGCACCGGCTCGACCTTTACCGGCTGGCAGGGCGAGGGCGACCTGCAGGGCAAGGTGGACCTGGATATCCCCCTGGCCAAGGGCGATGAGCCCAAGATCGTGGTGGACTTCAAGACCGACAAGGCACGCCTCAAGCTCAGTGAGCCGGAACTGGAACTGACCCAGCTCAAGGGCGACTTCCGTTTTGACAGCACCAAGGGCCTGAGCGGCGACGGTATCAGCGCCCAGGCTTTCGATCGGCCAGTGACAGCGCAGATCTTTGCCGATGGCCGCCCCGGGAAACCCAACACCCGGGTCGTGGCCAAGGGGCAGGTGGCGGTCAAGAAACTCACCGACTGGCTGAAGGTCGGCCAGCCGCTGCCGGTCTCCGGTGAGCTGCCGTATCAGTTGCAGTTGAATCTCGATGGTGCCGACAGCCAGCTGATGGTCAGCTCCAGCCTCAAGGGCCTGGCGGTGGATCTGCCGGCGCCGTTCGGCCTGTCCGCCAATACCGGGCGCAACAGTGTGCTGCGCATGACCCTGCAAGGGGCCGAGCGCCGCTACTGGTTCAGCTATGGCGACCTGGCCGGCTTCACCTTCGCGGCCCCCGGCGGCAAATTCGCCGAAGGGCGGGGCGAGCTGTTCCTTGGTGGCGGCGAGGCCCAGCTGCCGACCATCAAGGGCTTGCGGGTGCGGGGCGTGTTGTCCGAGCTCGATGTCGAGCCCTGGAAGGCCCTGGCCGACCGCTATGCCGGGCAGGACCCGGGCGGGAGTGCCGAGCAACTGCTCAGCAGCGCGGACTTCAAGGTCGGCAAGCTCACTGCCTTCGGCACCACCCTGGACCAGGTCGACCTGCTGCTGACTCGCAAGCCCAGCGCCTGGGAACTGCAGATTGCCAGCCAGCAGGCCAAGGGCAGTGTCGGCATTCCCGATGCCAAGGCGGCGCCCATGGTCATCGACATGCAGTACGTGCGCCTGCCGGCTGTCGACCCGACGGTCCAGGCCGATGAAAACGCCCCTGATCCCCTGGCGTCGGTCGATCCGAAGAACGTGCCGGCGCTGGACATCTCCATCGTCCAGCTGTTCCAGGGCCCGGACCTGATCGGTCGGTGGGCGCTCAAGGTACGACCTACGCCCAAGGGCATGTCGTTCAATGGCCTGAACCTCGGGCTCAAGGGCATGCTGCTCGAGGGCGAGGGGGGCTGGGAGGGCCAGGCGGGTGCCAGCACCAGTTGGTACCGTGGCCGCATTGGCGGCAAGAACCTGGCTGACGTGCTCAAGGGCTGGGGTTTTGCGCCCACCGTGACCAGCGAGAACTTTCACCTGGACGTCGATGGCCGTTGGCCCGGGTCGCCGGCCTGGGTGGGGCTCAAGCGCTTCTCCGGCAGCCTGGACGCGACCTTGAACAAGGGCCAGTTCGTCGAGGTCGAGGGCGGTGCCCAGGCGCTGCGAGTGTTCGGCCTGCTCAACTTCAACTCCATCGGTCGGCGCCTGCGCCTGGACTTTTCCGACCTGTTCGGCAAGGGCTTGAGCTACGACCGAGTGCGCGGTGTGCTGGCGGCGAGCAATGGCATCTATGTGACCCGTGAACCCATCGCCCTCACCGGACCCTCGAGCAACCTGGAGCTCAACGGCACCCTGGACATGGTGGCCGATCGAGTGGACGCCAAGCTGCTGGTGACCCTGCCTGTGACCAACAACCTGCCGATCGCTGCGCTGATCGTCGGAGCGCCGGCGGTAGGCGGGGCGCTGTTCCTGATCGACAAGCTGATCGGTGACCGCGTGGCCCGTTTTGCCAGCGTCAAGTACAACGTCAAGGGCCCGTGGAAAGAACCGAAAATCACCTTCGACAAGCCGTTTTGA